From the genome of Vicia villosa cultivar HV-30 ecotype Madison, WI linkage group LG2, Vvil1.0, whole genome shotgun sequence, one region includes:
- the LOC131650010 gene encoding uncharacterized protein LOC131650010 produces MSRDHSTVTVPPLLGGLEMLRVPVFVHMLHPVFISIQAETNWWKNLGARGSSSWWKNLCSLDLGRLEDTNEYSVKDVYKDLMPTGTEESRNPWSKIWNKAIPTKVSCLVWRLVQNRIATTDNIVKRAIGLQGQVGCAGGCGSDESVAHLFFECKCFAGIWSSICKWVSVTSVLHNEGWQHMSQFENLLGGGISMSLKLRVLWCAGIWCIWKARNNKIFCNEDIQIIKVLEDVKVFSWKWLKIKSKLIEDDFAMWCLNPKSVCVLSIGSVLYWALRPGSLAVLWMIACIRIYCTTCAAI; encoded by the exons ATGTCCAGGGATCATTCCACAGTAACAG TGCCACCATTACTTGGAGGTTTGGAGATGTTACGTGTGCCAGTGTTTGTTCACATGCTTCATCCTGTCTTTATTTCAATACAG GCCGAAACAAACTGGTGGAAAAATCTGGGGGCTAGAGGAAGCTCAAGCTGGTGGAAAAATCTGTGTTCTTTGGACTTAGGAAGGCTGGAAGATACAAATGAATATTCTGTAAAGGACGTGTACAAGGACCTAATGCCTACGGGTACCGAGGAGTCTAGGAATCCATGGTCAAAAATTTGGAACAAAGCGATCCCAACAAAGGTATCTTGTTTGGTCTGGAGACTGGTTCAGAATAGAATCGCAACGACTGACAATATAGTTAAAAGGGCTATAGGGTTGCAGGGCCAGGTTGGTTGCGCTGGAGGCTGCGGGAGTGATGAGTCGGTAGCACATCTGTTTTTCGAAtgtaagtgttttgcaggtatatgGAGCAGCATTTGTAAGTGGGTGAGTGTTACTTCTGTACTGCATAATGAAGGCTGGCAGCACATGAGCCAGTTCGAAAATCTTCTAGGAGGCGGAATATCGATGTCCCTAAAGCTTAGGGTGCTGTGGTGTGCTGGTATTTGGTGCATATGGAAGGCTAGGAACAACAAAATTTTCTGCAATGAAGATATTCAGATTATTAAGGTGTTAGAGGATGTAAAAGTCTTCTCTTGGAAATGGCTTAAGATTAAATCAAAATTGATCGAGGACGACTTCGCAATGTGGTGCTTAAATCCTAAG TCGGTCTGTGTGTTGTCGATTGGTTCGGTTCTGTATTGGGCATTACGTCCTGGTAGTTTGGCAGTGTTGTGGATG ATTGCTTGTATCAGAATTTACTGCACTACTTGTGCTGCTATTTAA